Proteins encoded together in one Gemmatimonadota bacterium DH-78 window:
- the rplA gene encoding 50S ribosomal protein L1: MPKHGKKYRQARIAVPAGETFEPSQALQLVKEMAYAGFDETVEVATRLSVDPRKADQIVRGTVVLPHGTGKTVRVLVAAQGEKEKEAQEAGADYVGLEYVDKIQQGWLDFDVMVATPDMMGKVGPLGRILGPRGLMPTPKAGTVTFDVAKAVSEIKAGKIEFRVDKTGNVHAPIGRVSFEADQLFDNLSAFMDQIVRARPSAAKGSYVRSVTVSSTMGPGVPIDPNLYRRSS, from the coding sequence ATGCCGAAACACGGGAAGAAGTATCGCCAGGCCAGGATCGCGGTCCCGGCCGGAGAGACCTTCGAACCCTCGCAGGCGCTGCAGCTCGTGAAGGAGATGGCGTACGCCGGATTCGACGAGACCGTCGAAGTGGCGACCCGTCTGAGCGTCGACCCCCGCAAGGCCGATCAGATCGTTCGTGGCACCGTCGTGTTGCCGCATGGAACGGGAAAGACGGTGCGGGTGCTCGTTGCAGCGCAGGGCGAGAAGGAGAAGGAGGCCCAGGAGGCCGGGGCCGACTACGTCGGTCTGGAGTACGTCGACAAGATCCAGCAGGGCTGGCTCGACTTCGATGTGATGGTGGCCACCCCCGACATGATGGGAAAGGTCGGTCCGCTCGGGCGGATCCTCGGTCCGCGGGGGCTCATGCCCACGCCCAAGGCCGGGACGGTCACCTTCGACGTCGCGAAGGCCGTATCGGAGATCAAGGCGGGTAAGATCGAGTTCCGGGTCGACAAGACCGGAAACGTGCACGCCCCCATCGGTCGCGTCTCGTTCGAGGCCGATCAGCTCTTCGACAACCTGTCGGCGTTCATGGACCAGATCGTGCGGGCCCGGCCGTCGGCCGCGAAGGGATCGTACGTGCGGAGCGTGACCGTCTCCAGCACGATGGGCCCCGGAGTCCCGATCGATCCGAACCTCTACCGCCGGAGCAGCTGA
- the rplJ gene encoding 50S ribosomal protein L10 — MKRSDKEAFVADFRERASGALVMYLTDFSGLDVKSMTALRQTLRESGAEYVVAKNRLVQLALKDTDMPDLGDALRGPTGVVFGFEDAVSPAKALTDFAKNHGDRPVFKVGVLENQLLAPAQIDRLAKLPPKEQLLAELAGAMQAPLGALAGALEAKLQEMAGILDAYKAKKEAGE; from the coding sequence ATGAAGCGCAGCGACAAGGAAGCGTTCGTCGCGGACTTCCGCGAGCGCGCCTCGGGTGCTCTCGTCATGTATCTGACGGATTTCTCCGGTCTCGACGTGAAGTCGATGACCGCGCTCCGCCAGACGCTTCGGGAGAGTGGAGCCGAGTACGTGGTGGCCAAGAACCGCCTCGTTCAGCTGGCTCTCAAGGACACCGACATGCCGGACCTCGGTGATGCCCTTCGGGGGCCCACCGGCGTGGTCTTCGGATTCGAGGATGCCGTGTCGCCCGCGAAGGCGCTCACGGACTTCGCGAAGAACCATGGTGACCGGCCGGTGTTCAAGGTCGGGGTGCTCGAGAACCAGCTTCTCGCCCCCGCTCAGATCGACCGGCTCGCCAAGCTGCCTCCGAAGGAGCAGCTCCTGGCCGAGCTGGCCGGTGCGATGCAGGCCCCCCTCGGTGCCCTCGCCGGTGCGCTCGAGGCCAAGCTTCAGGAGATGGCCGGCATCCTGGACGCCTACAAGGCGAAGAAGGAAGCCGGCGAGTAG
- the rplL gene encoding 50S ribosomal protein L7/L12, giving the protein MATNQEELLDTIGNMTVLELSEFVEAFKEKFNVQAMAAPVAVAAGGAAAEAAEEKDEFDVVLEGIGDKKIQVIKVVRELTGLGLKEAKEAVDSAPTTLKEAASKEDAEAMKAKLEEQGATVALK; this is encoded by the coding sequence ATGGCGACCAACCAGGAAGAGCTGCTCGACACCATCGGCAACATGACGGTCCTCGAGCTGTCCGAGTTCGTGGAGGCCTTCAAGGAGAAGTTCAACGTCCAGGCGATGGCTGCCCCGGTGGCCGTGGCCGCCGGCGGCGCCGCCGCCGAGGCCGCCGAGGAGAAGGACGAGTTCGACGTCGTGCTCGAGGGCATCGGCGACAAGAAGATCCAGGTCATCAAGGTGGTGCGCGAGCTCACCGGTCTGGGTCTGAAGGAAGCGAAGGAGGCCGTGGACAGCGCGCCGACGACGCTCAAGGAGGCGGCCTCGAAGGAGGACGCCGAGGCGATGAAGGCGAAGCTCGAGGAGCAGGGCGCCACCGTCGCCCTGAAGTAA
- the rpoB gene encoding DNA-directed RNA polymerase subunit beta produces the protein MPMPNLLDVQLRSFEQLIETDVAPEDLWDFGLDRVFGEIFPISDVNENFTLEYVAASLGEPKYSVEECIERDMTYAAPLKALLRLIVWEELEDDERRPRDIIEKEVYLGDLPLLTELGTFIINGAERVVVSQLHRSPGVVFEENVHPNGSKLYSSRIIPFRGSWVEFTIDINDICYVHIDKKKKFPATALLRAFGYGTDAEVYRLFFSVGEADVTAEDKQGRREILGSVLAEDIVDPDTGEVVVEESSEIDEDVLGRLDRAEITSVQVYVSEHDTGRGESPIVKNTLKKDPTSSEEEALHAIYSLLRPGEAPNMETARTALERVFFNPKRYDLGRVGRYKINQRLNVDVPRTETVLTKQDFVAILRYLIELSEGRGFVDDIDHLGNRRVRTVGELIANQFSVGLSRMARLVKERMSINTDPEKINIDDLVNARTVSAVIQAFFGSSQLSQFMDQTNPLAEMTHKRRLSALGPGGLTRERAGFEVRDVHYSHYGRMCPIETPEGPNIGLITSLTTYGRINELGFVETPYRRVVDGKVTAEIAWLSANEEEEGRIAQANAPLDEDGNFVNEFVLCRERGDFPLLKPEDIDYMDVAPDQMVSVAAAMIPFLEHDDANRALMGSNMQRQAVPLLYTDSPLVGTGLEFKVARDSGAVITARRGGEVVHVTADEIVIDTGSSATTGGSDQPLAKLAQFDRYRLKKFWRTNQDTAINQRPLVRHGQKVDPGHIIADGPSTDNGELALGRNVLVAFMPWYGHNFEDAIVISEKLVKDDVFTSIHIQELELHVRDTKRGMEEITREIPNVAEESLVDLDERGIVRIGARVKSGDILVGKITPKGETELSPEEKLLTAIFGEKAKDVKDSSLRIPPGMTGTVIDVKIFSRRIDDPLLEKEHGASIGDLRQQERDEIVRITEARDEELAGLLHGQTVALMLKKGSVEPYLDEGTKLDKAAIGDIVFSKVDLSTLKVGNKDTNEQIRIVADEAQRRIERVREKTEEQIDKVFQPDELPPGVVQLVKVYIAEKRKISVGDKMAGRHGNKGIIARIVPEQDMPFLPDGTPVEIVLNPLGVPSRMNVGQILETHLGWAARILGFEAKTPVFQGATEHEIGSLLKLAGLDWAQQALDLKDARLDVSADRIREVVAAAQSLPPEAGSHRSEENGGGNGSSPRPWEETRGVGATLDVFAEQKLPKEQKKVLDDIHAFVVAAGREIAERTGEKLEDILPDVAAIAKKKTAGEGLDRAAVALMKHAGIFPNGKVWLRDGRSGRRFDFPITVGAIYMLKLSHLVDDKIHARSIGPYSLVTQQPLAGKAQFGGQRFGEMEVWALEAYGAAHTLQEILTVKSDDVTGRSKVYEAIVKGDNLPEPGIPESFNVLVKELQALGLSVTLGRDE, from the coding sequence ATGCCGATGCCGAACCTGCTGGACGTCCAGCTCCGCTCATTCGAGCAACTCATCGAGACCGACGTGGCCCCCGAAGACCTCTGGGACTTCGGACTCGACCGCGTTTTCGGGGAGATCTTCCCCATCTCCGACGTCAACGAAAACTTCACCCTCGAGTACGTCGCGGCCTCGCTCGGCGAGCCGAAGTACTCGGTGGAGGAGTGCATCGAGCGAGACATGACCTACGCGGCGCCGCTGAAGGCGCTGCTGCGGCTCATCGTCTGGGAAGAGCTCGAGGACGACGAGCGTCGTCCGCGCGACATCATCGAGAAGGAAGTCTATCTCGGTGATCTCCCCCTTCTGACCGAGCTGGGCACCTTCATCATCAACGGTGCCGAGCGTGTGGTGGTCAGCCAGCTGCATCGCTCGCCGGGCGTGGTGTTCGAGGAGAACGTCCACCCGAACGGGTCGAAGCTGTACAGCTCCCGCATCATCCCCTTCCGGGGGTCGTGGGTGGAGTTCACGATCGACATCAACGACATCTGCTACGTCCACATCGACAAGAAGAAGAAGTTCCCGGCCACCGCGCTGCTGCGCGCGTTCGGCTACGGAACCGATGCCGAGGTCTACCGGCTCTTCTTTTCGGTGGGCGAGGCCGACGTCACCGCCGAGGACAAGCAGGGACGCCGGGAGATCCTGGGGTCGGTCCTGGCCGAGGACATCGTCGACCCCGACACCGGTGAGGTGGTGGTCGAGGAGTCGAGCGAGATCGACGAGGACGTGCTGGGTCGCCTGGACCGCGCCGAGATCACCTCGGTGCAGGTGTACGTGAGCGAGCACGACACCGGCCGCGGCGAGTCGCCGATCGTCAAGAACACCCTCAAGAAGGACCCCACCTCGAGCGAGGAGGAGGCGCTGCACGCGATCTACTCCCTGCTGCGTCCGGGCGAGGCTCCCAACATGGAGACCGCCCGCACGGCGCTCGAGCGGGTCTTCTTCAACCCGAAGCGCTACGACCTCGGTCGGGTCGGGCGCTACAAGATCAACCAGCGCCTCAACGTCGACGTGCCGCGCACCGAGACGGTGCTCACGAAGCAGGACTTCGTGGCCATCCTCCGCTACCTCATCGAGCTGTCCGAGGGGCGCGGGTTCGTGGACGACATCGACCACCTCGGCAACCGCCGGGTGCGGACGGTGGGTGAGCTGATCGCCAACCAGTTCTCCGTCGGCCTCTCGCGCATGGCGCGGCTGGTCAAGGAGCGGATGTCGATCAACACCGATCCCGAGAAGATCAACATCGACGACCTGGTGAACGCACGGACGGTGTCCGCGGTGATCCAGGCCTTCTTCGGGTCGAGCCAGCTGTCGCAGTTCATGGACCAGACCAACCCGCTGGCCGAGATGACGCACAAGCGCCGTCTGTCCGCGCTGGGACCGGGTGGTCTGACCCGCGAGCGCGCCGGCTTCGAGGTGCGGGATGTGCACTACTCGCACTACGGGCGCATGTGTCCCATCGAGACCCCCGAGGGTCCGAACATCGGACTGATCACCTCGCTCACCACCTACGGACGGATCAACGAGCTCGGCTTCGTCGAGACGCCGTACCGTCGAGTGGTCGACGGCAAGGTGACTGCCGAGATCGCCTGGCTGAGCGCCAACGAGGAGGAGGAGGGCCGCATCGCGCAGGCCAACGCACCCCTCGACGAGGACGGCAACTTCGTCAACGAGTTCGTGCTCTGCCGTGAGCGCGGTGACTTCCCGCTCCTGAAGCCGGAAGACATCGACTACATGGACGTCGCGCCCGACCAGATGGTGTCGGTCGCCGCCGCGATGATCCCCTTCCTCGAGCACGACGACGCCAACCGGGCCCTGATGGGCTCGAACATGCAGCGGCAGGCCGTGCCGCTCCTGTACACCGACTCGCCGCTGGTGGGCACGGGACTGGAGTTCAAGGTCGCGCGCGACTCGGGCGCGGTCATCACCGCCCGCCGGGGCGGCGAGGTCGTGCACGTCACGGCCGACGAGATCGTGATCGACACCGGGTCGTCCGCCACCACGGGGGGCTCCGACCAGCCGCTGGCCAAGCTGGCGCAGTTCGATCGGTATCGGCTCAAGAAGTTCTGGCGCACGAACCAGGACACGGCCATCAACCAGCGCCCGCTGGTGCGGCACGGGCAGAAGGTGGACCCGGGCCACATCATCGCCGACGGACCCAGCACCGACAACGGTGAGCTCGCGCTCGGCCGCAACGTGCTGGTGGCCTTCATGCCCTGGTACGGACACAACTTCGAGGACGCCATCGTCATCAGCGAGAAGCTGGTGAAGGACGATGTCTTCACCTCGATCCACATTCAGGAGCTCGAGCTCCACGTCCGCGACACGAAGCGGGGGATGGAGGAGATCACGCGCGAGATTCCGAACGTGGCCGAGGAGTCGCTCGTCGACCTCGACGAGCGCGGCATCGTCCGGATCGGGGCCCGCGTGAAGAGCGGCGACATCCTCGTCGGGAAGATCACGCCGAAGGGAGAGACCGAGCTCTCGCCCGAGGAGAAGCTCCTCACGGCGATCTTCGGTGAGAAGGCGAAGGACGTGAAGGACTCCTCGTTGCGGATCCCGCCCGGCATGACGGGCACCGTGATCGACGTGAAGATCTTCTCGCGCCGGATCGACGATCCGCTGCTCGAGAAGGAGCACGGCGCCAGCATCGGCGACCTCCGTCAGCAGGAGCGTGACGAGATCGTCCGGATCACCGAAGCGCGGGACGAGGAACTCGCCGGTCTGCTCCACGGCCAGACCGTGGCCCTCATGCTGAAGAAGGGCTCCGTCGAGCCCTACCTCGACGAGGGCACGAAGCTCGACAAGGCCGCGATCGGCGACATCGTCTTCTCGAAGGTCGACCTCTCGACGCTCAAGGTCGGAAACAAGGACACCAACGAGCAGATCCGGATCGTGGCCGACGAGGCCCAGCGCCGGATCGAGCGCGTTCGCGAGAAGACCGAGGAGCAGATCGACAAGGTCTTCCAGCCGGACGAGCTGCCCCCGGGCGTCGTGCAGCTGGTGAAGGTGTACATCGCCGAGAAGCGGAAGATCAGCGTCGGCGACAAGATGGCCGGGCGCCACGGCAACAAGGGCATCATCGCCCGGATCGTGCCGGAGCAGGACATGCCGTTCCTGCCCGACGGAACCCCGGTGGAGATCGTCCTGAACCCGCTCGGCGTGCCGTCCCGAATGAACGTCGGTCAGATCCTCGAGACCCACCTCGGGTGGGCGGCCAGGATCCTCGGATTCGAGGCGAAGACGCCGGTCTTCCAGGGCGCGACGGAGCACGAGATCGGTTCGCTGCTCAAGCTCGCCGGACTCGACTGGGCACAGCAGGCGCTCGACCTGAAGGACGCGCGTCTCGACGTGTCGGCCGATCGCATCCGCGAGGTGGTCGCCGCGGCCCAGTCGCTGCCCCCCGAAGCCGGTTCGCACCGGAGCGAGGAGAACGGCGGCGGCAACGGGTCGTCCCCGCGGCCGTGGGAGGAGACGCGCGGAGTCGGGGCCACCCTCGACGTGTTCGCCGAGCAGAAGCTCCCCAAGGAGCAGAAGAAGGTGCTCGACGACATCCACGCCTTCGTCGTGGCGGCCGGCAGGGAGATCGCGGAGCGTACCGGCGAGAAGCTGGAGGACATCCTCCCCGACGTGGCCGCCATCGCGAAGAAGAAGACAGCCGGAGAGGGGTTGGACCGCGCCGCCGTCGCCCTGATGAAGCACGCCGGGATCTTCCCGAACGGAAAGGTGTGGCTGCGGGACGGTCGGAGCGGTCGCCGCTTCGACTTTCCGATCACGGTGGGGGCGATCTACATGCTCAAGCTCAGCCACCTCGTCGACGACAAGATCCACGCCCGGAGCATCGGGCCGTACTCCCTCGTCACGCAGCAGCCGCTGGCCGGTAAGGCGCAGTTCGGTGGTCAGCGGTTCGGGGAGATGGAGGTGTGGGCGCTCGAGGCCTACGGCGCGGCGCACACCCTCCAGGAGATTCTCACGGTCAAGTCCGACGACGTGACCGGACGGTCGAAGGTCTACGAGGCGATCGTGAAGGGCGACAACCTTCCCGAACCGGGCATTCCGGAGTCCTTCAACGTGCTGGTGAAGGAGCTTCAGGCGCTCGGCCTCAGCGTCACGCTGGGTCGCGACGAGTAG